Proteins from one Anastrepha obliqua isolate idAnaObli1 chromosome 2, idAnaObli1_1.0, whole genome shotgun sequence genomic window:
- the LOC129239490 gene encoding protamine-like has translation MSRCCMRPGRVTGNGYLNFLREFRMKNCGMTAVQTVIQGAKAWNRLSCKQKAKYRAMGCKSARRKRKRRSCRPKRRRRSGCRKKRRRRRGCRPKKRRRSGCRKKRRPKRRRSCRRRSRPRRRRGGCRKRKRCMKPGPVTANAYLNFLRSFRRKHCGLTPREAVKKGARKWCSLSPEAKRRYMRQACKMTKSRRKRRSGLCRSFRKKRRC, from the exons ATGAGTCGTTGTTGTATGCGACCTGGTCGTGTTACCGGTAATGGATACCTAAATTTTTTACGCGAATTCCGCATGAAAAACTGTGGCATGACGGCGGTGCAAACAGTGATTCAAGGTGCGAAGGCATGGAATCGACTATCGTGCAAGCAGAAGGCCAAGTATCGTGCAATG GGCTGCAAGAGTGCGCGACGTAAGAGGAAGCGTCGTAGTTGTCGACCAAAAAGACGTAGGCGTTCCGGCTGTCGAAAGAAGCGCCGAAGGCGTCGTGGCTGTCGGCCAAAAAAACGTAGGCGTTCCGGCTGTCGAAAGAAGCGCCGGCCAAAGCGTCGTCGAAGCTGTCGTCGTCGTTCTCGCCCCCGTCGCAGGCGCGGAGGCTGCCGAAAGCGCAAGCGTTGCATGAAACCCGGCCCAGTGACGGCAAATGCATATTTGAACTTCCTACGCTCCTTCAGACGTAAACACTGTGGCCTCACGCCACGAGAAGCTGTAAAGAAGGGCGCGCGAAAGTGGTGTTCATTGTCGCCCGAAGCAAAACGACGCTACATGCGACAG gCCTGCAAAATGACAAAGAGCAGACGTAAAAGGAGAAGTGGTCTATGTCGATCATTCCGTAAAAAGAGGCGTTGTTGA